Part of the Solanum pennellii chromosome 10, SPENNV200 genome is shown below.
AAATGACCACAAAATCATTTCTTATTCATCAAATCAAAGTATAATTCTTAGACTTGTTATGGTCATTTTTATAGGAATAGTCTCTTTATGGGCAAATTATGAAGTCTCCAAAGGTTTTTCCATAACTATTATCAATGAAACCATTAAGGGTACAATTGGAAATAAGCGTTTCGATCTTTTTTACATGTCTAACGATGAAGCAACACGTTTAGTCCTTAGGACTAGTAAATTTGTTGAAAATATTCTTTACCCTATCAACGATCAACATGAAATCAAGAAGCAAGTCAAACATGTCATAATTCAACTGTCTAGTCGGAATTTGACTAGTCCAGTCATCGTTAACAACGATGAGTTTGTTATACATATAAGTCCTTCGATTTTGGAAGGTCCTGATTATAAACGTGACATGTTTTTGGCATTGCAAGAAGGTATGGCGCGTATATGGCTATGGGATGGTCAAGGTAATGCCCCATCTAGTCTTGTAAATGGCATGGTTGAGTATATTACTAGTTTGGCTAGTTTATCTGAACATGTTACGTCAGAATCTGAATCAGTTAAGTCAGTGAAATTAAATCGGAGTTGTTGGAAGAGCAAGGATAAAAAGACTATAGTaaagttattgaattattgtgaGGGGAAAAAAGAAGGATTTGTTAGAAAATtgaataaagaaatgaaaaatg
Proteins encoded:
- the LOC107001676 gene encoding uncharacterized protein LOC107001676 encodes the protein MEEIKNQNLLQPLIQKTNTNSYENDHKIISYSSNQSIILRLVMVIFIGIVSLWANYEVSKGFSITIINETIKGTIGNKRFDLFYMSNDEATRLVLRTSKFVENILYPINDQHEIKKQVKHVIIQLSSRNLTSPVIVNNDEFVIHISPSILEGPDYKRDMFLALQEGMARIWLWDGQGNAPSSLVNGMVEYITSLASLSEHVTSESESVKSVKLNRSCWKSKDKKTIVKLLNYCEGKKEGFVRKLNKEMKNVWHEKIIDDILGMPAWHLCETYNKFVIE